Proteins encoded in a region of the Aliivibrio fischeri ATCC 7744 = JCM 18803 = DSM 507 genome:
- a CDS encoding response regulator encodes MTFRLKTIIGISIIQCIMLLILVFSSVKFISDSNEQRLVARANASVHMFSNAIKDPIINNQYDKVVSLMNDFIALEKICYIRIFHEDGSLIVEGGPKLHEVANPDSSILHNASDGTYDVILPIIADDKTLGKVEIGFGTHGENTFLSQAKSWIFAIASIELIFVIGLSFLLGNALTRNLHKLKKAVNTVANKGPGAQVDISSTGDLGDVAQAFNTMSLKLEQNYQDLQQARNEAEAANKNKSRFLASMSHEIRTPMNAVLGLLAILKDTSLKPNQKELVNTATDSSELLLSIINDILDFSRMEANTFYLENHTFNMHESLNSVLKTFHPQAQNKQLELSLVIADNVPVYVQGDAHRLRQILLNLVGNSLKFTDNGQIQILVNAKEHEGRIQLHCSVQDSGIGIQPEQLEYLFDEFTMADSSFSRTHEGSGLGLAICQRLVHMMDGTITVNSQYGLGSEFSFNIQLDKATTKEINRLLSNEKIEQQRNVEQQKSCVFSDANILVVEDNHANQIVIKNTLNYAGYSIDIAQNGKEAITKAINTQYDLIFMDISMPEMDGMTATKKIRSLSDTHQNMPIIALTAHALSGDKERFIEAGMTDYLSKPFSRSNLLECLAKYLLKEGKQDTSFCQECDLCEFNESTEEHKNMDNELLLVDEQIIQQIITDTDASVMPELIRFYIIESKERVETISSAAKNKDLYALEFEAHTLGSSALTLGNVALSTLAREIEIHCINQQFDDALEKAAHLPDLATLSLNALEQRNKQGFSK; translated from the coding sequence ATGACATTTCGACTTAAAACGATCATTGGCATTTCTATTATTCAATGCATCATGTTATTGATCTTAGTGTTTAGCTCTGTGAAATTCATTTCAGACTCAAATGAACAAAGGCTAGTAGCAAGAGCTAATGCATCTGTACATATGTTCTCCAATGCAATAAAAGATCCCATAATCAATAATCAATACGACAAAGTCGTTTCCTTAATGAATGATTTTATCGCGTTAGAAAAAATTTGTTATATTCGTATTTTTCATGAAGATGGAAGCTTAATTGTTGAAGGTGGACCAAAACTGCATGAAGTCGCTAACCCCGACTCTTCAATCCTTCATAATGCATCGGATGGGACTTATGATGTCATTTTACCTATAATCGCCGATGATAAAACATTAGGGAAAGTGGAAATCGGATTTGGTACTCATGGTGAAAACACTTTCCTTTCCCAGGCAAAATCATGGATATTTGCCATTGCCTCTATTGAGCTTATCTTTGTTATTGGGCTTTCATTTTTACTTGGGAATGCCTTAACTCGCAATCTTCATAAACTGAAAAAAGCGGTCAATACCGTTGCCAATAAAGGCCCCGGAGCACAAGTTGATATATCATCTACTGGAGATTTAGGTGATGTAGCACAAGCATTTAATACCATGTCTTTAAAGCTTGAGCAAAACTATCAAGATCTACAACAAGCCAGAAATGAGGCAGAAGCAGCCAATAAAAACAAAAGTCGCTTTTTAGCTTCTATGAGCCATGAAATACGCACTCCTATGAATGCCGTTCTAGGTTTACTCGCAATTTTAAAAGACACAAGCCTAAAACCAAATCAGAAAGAACTCGTGAATACAGCTACAGATTCAAGTGAATTACTGCTCTCAATCATTAATGATATCCTCGATTTTTCTCGAATGGAGGCCAATACTTTCTACCTTGAAAATCATACCTTCAATATGCATGAGAGTTTAAATAGTGTGCTCAAAACTTTTCATCCACAAGCCCAAAATAAACAATTAGAATTGTCATTGGTTATTGCTGATAATGTTCCGGTCTATGTTCAGGGCGATGCTCACAGATTACGTCAAATATTATTAAATTTAGTTGGTAACAGCTTAAAGTTCACTGATAACGGGCAGATTCAAATATTAGTTAATGCCAAAGAGCATGAAGGACGAATCCAATTACACTGCTCAGTCCAAGATTCAGGTATTGGAATACAGCCAGAACAACTAGAATATTTATTTGATGAATTTACCATGGCGGATAGCAGCTTTTCTCGAACTCATGAAGGTTCAGGCTTAGGGTTGGCTATCTGTCAACGCTTAGTTCACATGATGGATGGTACCATTACAGTGAACAGCCAATATGGTTTGGGCAGTGAATTCTCTTTCAATATTCAATTAGATAAAGCCACAACAAAAGAGATTAACCGTCTATTATCAAATGAAAAAATAGAGCAGCAAAGAAATGTTGAACAGCAAAAATCCTGTGTATTCTCTGATGCTAATATTCTTGTAGTTGAAGATAACCATGCGAATCAAATTGTCATTAAAAACACGCTAAATTATGCCGGTTACTCAATTGACATCGCTCAGAATGGTAAAGAAGCAATAACAAAAGCAATTAATACCCAATATGACCTTATTTTCATGGATATATCCATGCCTGAAATGGATGGAATGACGGCAACGAAAAAAATTCGCTCTCTATCTGATACACACCAGAACATGCCTATCATTGCACTTACTGCACATGCCCTTTCGGGTGATAAAGAGCGATTTATAGAAGCGGGAATGACCGATTATCTTTCCAAACCATTTAGTCGGAGTAATTTATTAGAGTGCCTTGCTAAGTATTTGTTAAAAGAAGGCAAACAAGACACTTCATTTTGCCAAGAATGTGACCTATGTGAATTTAATGAATCAACCGAAGAACATAAAAATATGGATAATGAGCTATTATTAGTAGATGAACAGATAATTCAGCAAATCATCACTGACACAGATGCGAGTGTCATGCCTGAACTCATCCGTTTTTATATTATTGAATCAAAAGAGCGAGTAGAAACCATCTCAAGTGCAGCAAAAAATAAAGATTTATATGCATTAGAGTTTGAAGCGCATACATTAGGAAGCAGTGCATTAACGCTTGGAAATGTAGCCTTATCTACACTTGCAAGAGAGATTGAAATTCATTGTATTAATCAACAATTTGATGATGCGTTAGAAAAAGCAGCACACTTACCTGATTTAGCTACACTTTCATTAAATGCACTTGAACAAAGAAATAAGCAAGGTTTCTCAAAATAA
- a CDS encoding SpoIIE family protein phosphatase translates to MNSILLFSDTKPTSLESVRVLRQSLSKILKNLEINATVSNQCLLCFSEWSTNLVLHPIQPSKTISLVLRKSSSQWQIDIIDDGIPWDPTEQHQEANLSEFSLKCGGRGIDIIQNQTDDIRYQTTTKNNTLSLLWDRIPSQKQPHILIVEDDVIQSKILQAYLNSDFSITAKPNGREALQFLQHNSVDLIISDIQMPEMSGLELRSQLEKENNFSIPFIFLSHIQDTNTVNYAAELGIDDFLQKPVQKTQLLHSITRVLGRFHQVYHALSEQLNQKITHTLLPRIETHSKKWKLATQQRTAGQGGGDFTLSRVNNDNTLLLLADVMGHDESATFFSYAYAGYVRGLMQHADLTQPSQLLSQLSNNAFKDQLLSQTMLTACCLSFIGDDTIKISSAGHPKPLHITPERINVINTEGTLPGLLPNTHYQETTISIKHGERLALFTDGLFESGDTTSERETLEKAIKEQLISTLHLPLEQAINQVIKTFDTLAGTPPNDDALLLLIENQ, encoded by the coding sequence ATGAATTCTATTTTGCTTTTTTCAGATACAAAACCCACATCACTAGAATCGGTGAGAGTGCTGCGTCAATCTTTATCTAAGATCCTTAAAAATCTTGAGATAAACGCAACCGTATCGAATCAATGCTTATTATGTTTCTCTGAATGGAGCACCAATTTGGTTCTTCACCCTATCCAACCGAGTAAAACCATTAGCTTAGTTCTACGTAAAAGCAGTAGCCAATGGCAAATAGACATTATTGATGATGGCATACCATGGGATCCTACAGAGCAACATCAAGAAGCCAATCTCAGTGAATTTTCATTAAAATGTGGAGGACGAGGCATTGATATCATTCAAAATCAGACTGATGACATTCGCTATCAAACCACCACAAAGAACAATACATTAAGCCTATTATGGGATCGTATTCCTTCCCAGAAACAACCTCACATTTTGATTGTAGAAGACGATGTCATTCAATCAAAAATACTTCAAGCCTATCTTAATTCTGACTTTTCAATTACAGCAAAACCAAATGGCAGAGAAGCGCTGCAATTCCTACAACATAATAGTGTTGATTTAATTATTTCAGACATTCAAATGCCTGAAATGAGTGGGTTAGAGCTAAGATCACAACTAGAAAAAGAGAATAACTTTTCAATTCCATTTATTTTTCTTTCTCATATACAAGATACAAATACCGTTAATTATGCCGCTGAATTAGGTATTGATGATTTTCTACAAAAACCCGTACAAAAAACACAATTATTACATTCCATTACTCGTGTTTTAGGTCGTTTCCATCAGGTATATCATGCATTATCAGAACAACTTAACCAGAAGATCACTCACACTTTATTACCACGAATTGAGACACATTCAAAAAAATGGAAATTAGCCACACAACAGAGAACTGCAGGTCAAGGAGGTGGCGATTTTACTTTATCTAGAGTGAATAACGATAATACGTTATTACTTCTAGCTGATGTCATGGGACACGATGAAAGTGCAACTTTTTTCTCTTATGCCTACGCTGGCTATGTACGTGGCTTAATGCAACATGCAGACCTCACACAACCGTCGCAACTTTTATCACAACTTTCAAATAATGCATTTAAAGACCAACTTCTATCACAAACTATGTTAACTGCATGTTGCTTAAGTTTTATTGGTGATGATACGATAAAAATAAGTAGTGCGGGGCATCCTAAGCCTCTTCATATCACTCCAGAAAGAATTAATGTCATTAATACAGAAGGAACACTTCCAGGGTTATTACCCAATACTCATTATCAAGAAACCACTATATCGATCAAACATGGAGAACGTTTGGCCTTATTCACTGATGGACTGTTTGAATCAGGAGATACCACTTCAGAGCGCGAAACCTTAGAAAAAGCCATAAAAGAGCAGCTAATAAGTACGCTGCATTTACCACTGGAGCAAGCTATCAATCAAGTAATAAAAACCTTTGATACTTTGGCAGGAACACCACCCAATGACGATGCATTATTGCTGTTAATTGAGAACCAATAA
- a CDS encoding CpsD/CapB family tyrosine-protein kinase, which translates to MRIPSCHMEIEQIFLQLEQQDSRSLCITSTNSGEGVSSLAQALTERHLLAGYRTLLVDLNLQNPSLIPLSFTPDNNDITKEPSHYLTFSQHNSVVLSGLAVPTNKAEIVELRQPKNLKKRIDTWLKEFDKVIIDASSVSQLNTNNIPAQTIAGCCESTLMVILSGQTLQTEFKDALEKLENHNANIIGHVFNDKYQPSLKNEICREIERLSFLPKKISTKLITIVQKNRFLSTMV; encoded by the coding sequence ATGAGGATCCCATCGTGCCACATGGAAATTGAACAAATCTTTTTGCAATTAGAGCAACAAGATAGCCGTTCACTGTGCATTACATCAACCAATTCAGGTGAAGGGGTAAGCTCATTAGCTCAAGCTTTAACAGAGCGACACTTACTGGCTGGTTACCGAACCTTATTGGTCGATCTTAACCTTCAAAACCCAAGTTTGATACCGTTATCATTTACACCTGATAATAACGACATTACAAAAGAGCCCTCTCATTACCTTACTTTTTCTCAACATAATAGTGTCGTACTTTCAGGTCTTGCAGTACCAACAAATAAAGCGGAAATCGTCGAATTACGTCAACCCAAAAACTTGAAAAAGCGAATTGATACTTGGTTAAAAGAGTTCGATAAAGTCATTATTGATGCTTCATCGGTTTCACAGCTCAATACCAACAACATTCCGGCTCAAACCATTGCAGGTTGCTGTGAAAGTACCCTTATGGTTATTTTGTCTGGTCAAACACTTCAAACCGAATTTAAAGACGCTTTAGAGAAATTAGAGAACCACAACGCAAATATTATTGGTCATGTTTTTAATGATAAATACCAACCAAGTTTAAAAAATGAAATTTGTAGAGAAATCGAACGCTTATCTTTTTTACCCAAAAAAATATCAACTAAACTTATAACAATCGTCCAAAAAAACCGATTTTTATCAACCATGGTATGA
- a CDS encoding SLBB domain-containing protein: protein MRIIQVLLIIVMLSPLSVSQAKEKKDVVRVGDIISIMLPGEDSLNKGFQVDKQGRLILPEIGPISVVGKTEAQMVSTVTLNLKTILQDLTNLQVFISKRQLIVNIQGYVKQPGEYTLSDGDSVQLALYAAGGLRSGAQLNRLQLRRSNKVTTFNYKAFLDSGDQALLPTLQSLDTLFIPASPMVGNIEQEFDPAKLSQAGDAADGKKAIKVFGEVNSPGTFSYKDGSNLVDVLMRAGGVTRYAGVEQIRVISKNQPALFNLKRYLDTGDSSLLPPLEVGSTIFVPKQEEEIKSGSNMVYVMGEVAKPGAFEGKKGATFMDILANAGGPTRFAESRQIRVIKANGAVINFDLSGYTEGTNYQRPPAIAAGDAIFVPEKTDMNEKSWLKIAPSRAVRVLGEVQHPGRIEWSDEMSFLDLLAHVGGPTLRGDTTRIEIVTPDASGKNNVYTFNLDSFISKGKPDSALPTIRAGATIRVHDLPQDPSDNKSQWVRQSSDSSIYVFGQVNAAGRYRFTNDMHFLDILSAADGPTMDADIHNIRITHRDKSYARVSKLNLALYFETGDESLLPKVKTGDTIYIPEKNRIWVDESKETTIRVLGAINKPGRYRFNDSMTLLDLLAEAGGPSDVAYLEKISVVNHSLNEGQARTFDLVEFSRTADFRSIPVLRAGDTVYIPNKDESTMEQVRVVMKDVFQIVATIALIGAL from the coding sequence ATGCGTATTATTCAAGTTCTACTTATCATAGTAATGCTGTCTCCCCTTTCTGTTTCTCAAGCGAAAGAGAAGAAGGATGTAGTTCGTGTGGGTGATATCATTTCAATCATGCTGCCCGGTGAGGACTCATTAAATAAAGGTTTTCAGGTCGATAAACAAGGACGTTTAATCTTACCTGAAATTGGACCAATCTCAGTGGTAGGCAAAACCGAAGCACAAATGGTTTCAACCGTAACATTAAACTTAAAGACCATTTTACAAGACTTAACTAACCTACAAGTGTTTATCAGCAAGCGTCAGTTGATTGTAAATATTCAAGGGTATGTGAAGCAACCTGGTGAATATACACTGTCTGATGGCGACTCAGTACAACTGGCACTTTACGCAGCAGGTGGTTTACGTTCTGGTGCCCAACTTAACCGTCTACAACTGCGTCGTTCAAACAAAGTAACGACCTTTAACTATAAGGCGTTCTTAGATTCAGGTGATCAAGCTCTTCTACCCACTCTGCAATCATTAGATACCCTATTTATCCCAGCCTCTCCTATGGTTGGTAATATTGAACAAGAATTTGACCCCGCAAAATTATCACAAGCAGGTGATGCTGCTGATGGAAAAAAAGCCATTAAAGTATTTGGTGAGGTAAATTCTCCGGGGACGTTCTCTTACAAAGATGGCAGTAACCTTGTTGATGTTCTAATGAGAGCGGGAGGGGTTACTCGCTATGCCGGTGTTGAACAAATCCGAGTAATTTCTAAAAACCAACCTGCTTTGTTTAATCTTAAGCGTTATTTAGATACTGGGGATTCTAGCCTACTACCACCACTAGAAGTTGGCTCAACCATTTTCGTTCCTAAACAAGAAGAAGAAATTAAATCAGGCTCTAATATGGTGTACGTCATGGGTGAAGTCGCAAAACCCGGTGCTTTTGAAGGAAAAAAAGGCGCAACGTTTATGGATATCCTAGCCAATGCAGGTGGTCCAACTCGTTTTGCTGAATCTCGTCAGATCCGAGTAATTAAAGCTAACGGTGCAGTGATTAATTTTGATTTATCTGGTTATACCGAAGGAACTAACTACCAACGCCCTCCAGCGATTGCAGCCGGTGATGCCATTTTCGTTCCTGAAAAAACCGATATGAATGAAAAATCATGGTTAAAAATTGCGCCTAGCCGCGCAGTTAGAGTTTTAGGTGAGGTACAACATCCAGGTCGCATTGAGTGGTCAGATGAAATGTCATTTCTTGATTTATTAGCTCATGTGGGTGGACCAACATTACGTGGTGATACCACTCGAATTGAAATTGTAACTCCAGACGCAAGCGGTAAGAATAATGTTTATACCTTTAACTTAGATTCATTTATATCAAAAGGTAAACCAGACTCAGCCCTACCGACAATTCGTGCAGGTGCCACTATTCGAGTACATGACTTACCTCAAGATCCATCAGACAATAAATCACAATGGGTACGTCAAAGCTCTGATAGCTCAATTTATGTCTTTGGTCAGGTAAACGCTGCGGGACGCTACCGCTTTACCAATGACATGCACTTTTTGGATATCTTATCTGCGGCTGATGGACCAACCATGGACGCTGATATCCATAATATTCGTATTACTCACAGAGATAAAAGTTACGCACGAGTAAGTAAACTAAACCTAGCTTTGTATTTTGAAACCGGTGATGAATCCCTACTACCAAAAGTAAAAACAGGCGACACCATTTATATCCCAGAAAAGAACCGTATTTGGGTAGATGAAAGTAAAGAAACCACCATACGTGTATTAGGAGCAATCAATAAACCCGGACGTTATCGTTTTAATGACTCAATGACCTTACTTGATCTATTAGCAGAAGCCGGAGGCCCTAGTGATGTGGCTTATCTAGAGAAAATTAGTGTCGTAAACCACTCTTTAAATGAAGGACAAGCAAGAACCTTTGATCTTGTTGAGTTCAGTCGTACTGCTGATTTTAGAAGCATTCCCGTACTAAGAGCTGGCGATACCGTATATATTCCAAATAAAGACGAAAGCACAATGGAGCAAGTCCGTGTGGTAATGAAAGATGTTTTCCAAATTGTCGCAACCATAGCATTAATAGGAGCATTATAA
- a CDS encoding OmpA family protein: MKKILGLVFGLLSVSGCTSFAEPGKGGEAENYPQAAFSPVMPDQPLGPEHGLRFDWELAARHLDILILEKAEWCFPATVHQAKQNEARIARELEGGLQLDAANDLVIQRNLLKRLERQLDYVKRQETCQPPTDSNNGNSDIELAQKIHDLLNRDNQFAFNSAELNPKYIVNLSEASQLLNQHKDFKLLITGHADALGEEDANQNLALERAKQVKRYLSIFGLSQQRIHVDSVGSNDPYLSGTEPHVRLTNRRVTIELLQLDQPLMLENPSHNEG; the protein is encoded by the coding sequence ATGAAAAAAATATTAGGATTAGTTTTTGGATTACTTTCTGTGTCTGGTTGTACATCTTTTGCTGAACCTGGAAAAGGTGGAGAAGCTGAAAATTACCCGCAAGCGGCTTTTAGCCCTGTCATGCCAGATCAACCTCTTGGACCTGAGCATGGACTTAGATTTGATTGGGAATTAGCAGCTCGCCACCTAGATATTCTGATTCTAGAAAAAGCAGAATGGTGTTTTCCTGCGACCGTGCATCAAGCGAAACAAAATGAAGCTCGTATTGCACGAGAATTAGAAGGAGGCTTACAGCTGGATGCGGCAAATGACTTGGTTATTCAACGTAACTTGCTAAAACGATTAGAACGTCAGTTAGATTATGTGAAACGCCAAGAAACCTGCCAGCCACCAACAGATTCAAACAATGGGAATTCAGATATTGAATTAGCTCAAAAAATCCATGATCTTCTAAATAGAGACAATCAATTTGCTTTTAATTCTGCTGAATTAAATCCTAAATACATTGTTAACTTATCAGAAGCCTCACAATTACTAAATCAACATAAAGACTTTAAATTGCTTATTACAGGTCATGCTGATGCGTTAGGTGAAGAGGATGCGAATCAGAACCTAGCTCTTGAGCGAGCCAAACAAGTAAAACGTTACTTAAGCATTTTTGGTCTTTCACAACAAAGAATCCATGTTGATTCAGTAGGCTCAAATGATCCTTACCTAAGCGGTACTGAGCCTCATGTACGCCTAACCAATCGCCGAGTAACTATCGAGCTATTACAACTCGATCAACCACTAATGCTTGAAAACCCATCACACAATGAGGGCTAA
- a CDS encoding STAS domain-containing protein gives MELHQFESNADILVLSVQGDMDAIGCRDIQPSIDSVIEQEHHQVQIDLSHVAFLDSSGIGAIVYLYKRLIEKDRTMQIKNAHGQPLELLKLLRIENAIPVNKTTH, from the coding sequence ATGGAACTACATCAATTCGAATCAAATGCAGATATTTTGGTGCTATCAGTTCAAGGTGATATGGACGCCATCGGTTGTAGAGATATTCAACCATCCATCGATAGCGTGATTGAACAAGAACATCATCAAGTTCAAATCGATTTATCACACGTAGCCTTTTTAGATTCATCAGGTATTGGCGCGATTGTTTATCTATATAAACGACTTATAGAGAAAGATCGTACTATGCAAATTAAAAATGCACATGGCCAGCCACTAGAGTTACTAAAACTTCTGCGTATTGAAAACGCAATTCCTGTTAATAAAACAACGCATTAA
- a CDS encoding LruC domain-containing protein has protein sequence MYQFFKITMLILLLVSSKVFAVAFDSCPSKAYLFQGKPVSVYGINLVTGTNSLLQDDTGLSSNINGVGFNETDRYIYGFDTTNYNVVRLGQNFQATTLNVNGLPSDKTFYVGDVYDHHYYVYRSGTGLYKIDLSPLDSNVNSTLTAQLITSTASVSLTDFAFHPSNSRLYGVDNGSGGLYEFDINTGAATYIGDTGELGTFGAMYFDVDGYLYLSRNQDGQIYRVNLSTQTIIDSGVVPAVKFADGPYSNQNDGARCANAPLIDTDEPATIDFGDAPDSNYGTTLASNGARHEMDGVTWLGASVDGDYYAAQSPDSDDSITSDDEDGVGFVTALEPGLDSVITVSASTTGYLSAWFDWNDDGDFSDDGEQVIADKALEAGSNNLVISVPFGATVGETWSRFRFSQQTGLAYYGGSTSGEVEDHVATIVDANTSQRHFPSADGYVTIAYEDNWPETADYDMNDMVLRYRITETLKDGDVAKVSISGQLVAVGASYHSGFAVRLAGIDATNIDSDKTRLYYNSTLQDGDAQEPGMTEASFILINDAIEVSSYSCYFFRTQDDCREDVGVEFELHFSLVTPVTTSTMPAMPYDPFLYATPGYYHGPSFAQAPGRSYEVHLADQAPTEKFDTNFYQLAEDTSDPNTSRYFKTSNNMPWALLIYDEWKWPRERVDLVVAYPQFADYTTSGGETHTDWYDITNAIANKYY, from the coding sequence ATGTATCAATTTTTTAAGATAACAATGCTAATACTTTTATTAGTCAGCTCAAAAGTGTTTGCTGTTGCTTTTGATTCGTGTCCAAGTAAGGCATATTTATTTCAAGGTAAACCTGTATCTGTCTATGGTATTAATTTAGTTACCGGGACCAATAGTCTTTTGCAAGATGATACGGGATTATCTTCTAATATAAATGGGGTGGGTTTTAATGAAACTGACCGATATATTTATGGCTTTGATACCACAAATTATAACGTGGTTCGGTTAGGACAAAATTTTCAAGCAACGACGTTAAATGTAAATGGATTACCTTCGGATAAAACATTTTATGTCGGTGATGTATATGACCATCATTACTATGTATATCGTAGTGGAACGGGTTTATATAAGATCGATTTATCTCCTTTAGATTCGAATGTGAACTCCACTCTAACGGCGCAGTTAATTACTTCAACTGCCTCTGTGTCATTAACGGATTTTGCTTTTCACCCAAGTAACAGTCGTCTATATGGTGTAGATAATGGTAGTGGTGGATTATATGAATTCGATATCAATACAGGCGCTGCGACTTATATTGGTGATACTGGTGAGTTAGGTACTTTTGGTGCTATGTATTTTGATGTTGATGGTTATTTATATTTATCTCGTAACCAAGATGGTCAAATTTATCGAGTAAATTTATCTACTCAAACGATTATTGATTCAGGCGTTGTTCCTGCTGTCAAATTTGCCGATGGTCCTTATTCTAACCAAAATGATGGTGCTCGCTGTGCTAATGCTCCTCTTATTGATACCGATGAACCTGCTACGATTGATTTCGGTGATGCTCCAGATTCAAATTATGGAACCACATTAGCTTCTAATGGTGCACGTCATGAAATGGATGGGGTTACGTGGTTAGGTGCTTCAGTAGATGGTGATTATTATGCAGCGCAGTCTCCAGATTCTGATGATTCAATTACCAGTGATGACGAAGATGGAGTGGGTTTTGTTACCGCTTTAGAGCCGGGACTTGATTCTGTTATTACGGTGAGTGCATCAACAACTGGTTATTTATCAGCGTGGTTCGACTGGAATGACGATGGTGACTTCTCTGATGATGGCGAACAAGTTATTGCAGATAAAGCACTGGAAGCTGGTAGTAATAATTTAGTTATTAGTGTGCCATTTGGCGCTACGGTTGGTGAAACTTGGTCAAGATTCCGTTTTAGTCAACAAACTGGATTAGCTTATTATGGTGGTTCAACTTCAGGTGAAGTAGAGGATCATGTTGCTACAATCGTTGATGCAAATACATCACAACGTCATTTCCCATCAGCGGATGGTTACGTAACAATTGCTTATGAGGATAATTGGCCAGAAACTGCTGATTACGATATGAATGATATGGTTTTAAGATATCGAATCACTGAAACATTAAAAGATGGTGATGTTGCTAAAGTAAGTATTAGTGGCCAGTTAGTTGCTGTTGGTGCAAGTTATCACAGTGGCTTTGCAGTACGATTAGCCGGCATTGATGCCACTAACATCGATTCAGATAAGACTCGCTTATATTACAACTCGACACTGCAAGATGGTGATGCTCAAGAGCCTGGAATGACGGAAGCAAGCTTTATCTTAATTAATGATGCGATCGAAGTTTCTAGTTATAGTTGCTACTTCTTTAGAACCCAAGATGACTGTCGAGAAGATGTAGGTGTTGAGTTTGAGTTGCACTTTAGTCTTGTCACACCTGTTACAACCAGTACTATGCCAGCTATGCCTTATGACCCGTTCTTATATGCGACTCCTGGCTATTACCATGGTCCAAGCTTTGCTCAAGCGCCAGGACGAAGCTATGAGGTTCACTTAGCAGACCAAGCACCGACTGAGAAATTTGATACTAATTTTTATCAGTTAGCAGAAGATACCAGTGATCCTAATACGTCTCGTTATTTTAAAACTAGCAATAATATGCCATGGGCTCTGCTTATTTATGATGAGTGGAAATGGCCAAGAGAGCGTGTTGATTTAGTTGTGGCATATCCTCAATTCGCAGATTACACAACATCAGGTGGTGAAACTCATACAGATTGGTATGACATCACTAATGCTATTGCGAACAAATACTATTAA